A window from Gopherus flavomarginatus isolate rGopFla2 chromosome 4, rGopFla2.mat.asm, whole genome shotgun sequence encodes these proteins:
- the GGPS1 gene encoding geranylgeranyl pyrophosphate synthase isoform X4, producing the protein MLHNASLLIDDIEDNSKLRRGFPVAHSIYGIPSVINSANYVYFLGLQKVLTLDHPEAVKVFTRQLLELHQGQGLDIYWRDTYTCPTEAQYKAMVLQKTGGLFGLAVGLMQLFSNYKRDLKPLLNTLGLFFQIRDDYANLHSKEYSENKSFCEDLTEGKFSFPTIHAIWSRPESTQVQNILRQRTENVDIKKYCVHYLENVGSFEYTRQTLQKLESEAYKQIESLGGNPELVALVEHLSKMFRENEN; encoded by the coding sequence ATGTTGCACAATGCCAGCTTACTCATAGATGACATTGAAGATAACTCAAAGCTACGACGGGGCTTTCCAGTGGCTCATAGCATCTACGGAATTCCATCTGTAATAAATTCTGCTAATTATGTGTATTTCCTTGGTCTACAGAAGGTTTTAACACTTGATCACCCAGAAGCTGTGAAAGTGTTCACTCGTCAGTTGCTGGAACTGCATCAGGGCCAAGGTTTGGATATTTACTGGAGAGATACATACACCTGTCCTACAGAAGCACAGTATAAAGCCATGGTACTGCAAAAGACAGGTGGTCTCTTTGGATTAGCTGTGGGCCTCATGCAGTTGTTCTCCAATTATAAAAGAGACTTAAAACCACTCCTTAATACACTTGGGCTCTTCTTCCAAATACGAGAcgactatgctaatttacactccAAAGAATATAGTGAGAACAAGAGTTTTTGTGAAGATTTAACTGAGGGCAAGTTCTCATTCCCAACTATTCATGCTATTTGGTCCAGACCTGAAAGCACTCAGGTGCAGAATATTTTGCGTCAAAGGACAGAAAATGTAGATATAAAAAAATACTGTGTACATTACCTTGAGAATGTAGGTTCCTTTGAGTACACTCGGCAGACGCTGCAAAAGCTTGAATCTGAAGCATATAAACAGATTGAGTCACTTGGGGGAAACCCTGAACTTGTAGCACTAGTTGAACACTTAAGCAAAATGttcagagaaaatgaaaattaa